In Bacteroidota bacterium, one genomic interval encodes:
- a CDS encoding glutathione peroxidase yields MNEYLLIPALGILMAFLAPGNGGVKSAHKSTESAKHTAGVLGFTMKTIDGKPQPLSAYKGKVVMIVNTASECGYTPQYETLEKLYETYKGKGFTILAFPANNFGAQEPGTNPEIKTFCTTKYHTTFDLFGKISVKGSDQDPLYQYLTKESPFPGDVKWNFQKYLVDRSGRIAARFMSAVDPMSPDVRGKVEELLAQQAK; encoded by the coding sequence ATGAACGAGTATCTGCTTATCCCGGCGCTTGGAATCCTTATGGCGTTCCTTGCTCCCGGCAACGGCGGGGTCAAGTCCGCTCACAAATCGACGGAGTCCGCCAAACACACGGCGGGCGTGCTCGGCTTCACGATGAAGACGATCGACGGGAAGCCTCAGCCCCTCTCGGCCTACAAGGGGAAAGTCGTCATGATCGTAAACACCGCCTCCGAGTGCGGCTATACCCCGCAGTACGAAACGCTCGAAAAGTTGTACGAGACGTACAAAGGGAAGGGGTTCACCATCCTCGCGTTCCCGGCGAATAATTTCGGCGCGCAGGAGCCCGGCACCAACCCGGAGATCAAGACCTTCTGCACGACGAAATACCACACCACGTTCGACCTGTTCGGGAAAATCAGCGTGAAGGGGAGCGACCAGGATCCGCTCTATCAGTACCTGACGAAGGAATCCCCGTTTCCGGGAGACGTGAAGTGGAACTTCCAGAAGTACCTTGTCGACCGTTCGGGCAGGATCGCCGCGCGGTTCATGTCCGCCGTCGACCCGATGTCACCGGATGTGAGAGGGAAAGTGGAAGAGCTTCTCGCCCAGCAGGCGAAATAG
- the ispG gene encoding flavodoxin-dependent (E)-4-hydroxy-3-methylbut-2-enyl-diphosphate synthase, with protein MTQNSPPTRPHPTYKVGVRRKTRQVNIGGIRVGGDAPISVQTMTKTKTSDVEGTVNQIRQAADAGCDIVRVTVNDKEAAEAIREIVRQSPIPVVADIHFNHVFALKAIEANVAKVRLNPGNIGSQERIRQVLTAAKEKNIPIRIGVNSGSLEEDILEKHGYPTAEALFDSAMRHVGICEDFGFRDVIISVKSTDVRLMIEAYRLVAQRTDIPLHLGVTEAGTTKIGTIKSAVGIGTLLAEGIGDTIRVSLTDEPVKEVEVGKEILRSLSLASRNIELIACPTCGRLEVDLFGIMAQLEEKLEGIKKPVKIAVLGCVVNGPGEASEADIGIAAGKGVAILYRKGEVVKRVKESEIVATILEEVEKFQPE; from the coding sequence CTGACTCAGAATAGCCCACCTACGAGGCCCCATCCCACTTACAAGGTTGGTGTACGCCGGAAGACGCGCCAGGTGAATATCGGCGGCATCCGCGTCGGCGGCGACGCCCCGATCTCGGTGCAGACGATGACGAAAACGAAGACGTCGGATGTCGAGGGAACGGTAAATCAAATCCGTCAGGCGGCTGATGCGGGCTGCGATATCGTGCGGGTGACCGTGAACGACAAGGAGGCGGCGGAAGCCATCCGCGAAATCGTGCGGCAGTCGCCCATTCCGGTTGTTGCTGATATTCATTTCAACCACGTCTTCGCCCTGAAGGCGATCGAAGCGAATGTCGCCAAGGTCAGGCTCAATCCCGGCAATATCGGCTCGCAGGAACGGATCCGGCAGGTCCTTACCGCCGCGAAAGAGAAGAACATCCCCATCCGGATCGGCGTGAATTCCGGATCGCTGGAGGAGGACATTCTCGAGAAGCACGGCTATCCCACCGCGGAAGCGCTCTTCGACAGCGCGATGCGGCACGTCGGGATCTGCGAAGACTTCGGCTTCAGGGACGTCATCATCTCGGTGAAGTCGACGGATGTGCGGTTGATGATCGAGGCCTACCGGCTCGTCGCCCAGCGCACAGACATCCCGCTCCACCTTGGAGTCACCGAGGCGGGCACCACGAAGATCGGGACGATCAAGTCGGCCGTGGGGATCGGGACGCTCCTCGCCGAGGGGATCGGAGACACGATCCGCGTCTCGCTCACAGACGAACCGGTAAAGGAAGTCGAGGTGGGAAAGGAAATCCTCCGTTCACTCAGCCTGGCGTCGCGCAACATCGAGCTGATCGCCTGCCCCACATGCGGGCGGCTGGAGGTCGATCTGTTCGGCATCATGGCGCAGCTCGAGGAGAAGCTCGAGGGGATCAAGAAGCCCGTGAAAATCGCCGTCCTCGGGTGCGTCGTCAACGGGCCCGGCGAGGCGAGCGAAGCCGATATCGGCATCGCGGCGGGGAAGGGAGTCGCGATTCTCTATCGAAAAGGAGAAGTCGTGAAACGCGTGAAGGAATCGGAGATCGTCGCGACCATTCTCGAAGAAGTCGAAAAGTTTCAACCGGAGTAA
- a CDS encoding rhomboid family intramembrane serine protease — MGYYRTMSSGYYRPSLFGGFKYFPPVVKTLLISNVAVFVLTGFFGMFRLQGIPLASIFNAYLPLYPIGDGFEVWQLFTYMFMHGGLLHLLFNMFALWMFGMDLENDWGSRKFLSYYLLCGVGAGLSNLFISPLFGAAGPTVGASGAIYGVLIAFGMTYPDRPIFLSFLVPIRARYFVMIYIFMELATTYAGTQDGIAHFAHLGGAAVGFIYLLIDQRRLPFQGMISRAAQRIVPSEKVGEYSSYDPRRAVDAKYSDLPEPDDQVNQERIDEILDKISQNGYQSLTESEKKILFDASKKLN, encoded by the coding sequence ATGGGGTATTATCGCACGATGAGTTCAGGATACTACCGGCCCTCGCTTTTTGGCGGATTCAAGTACTTTCCGCCGGTGGTAAAGACATTGCTGATCAGCAATGTGGCGGTGTTCGTGTTGACGGGCTTTTTCGGCATGTTCCGGTTGCAGGGGATCCCCCTCGCTTCGATCTTCAACGCCTATCTGCCCCTCTACCCGATCGGCGACGGTTTCGAGGTCTGGCAGTTGTTCACCTATATGTTCATGCACGGAGGGCTGCTTCATCTCCTCTTTAATATGTTCGCTCTCTGGATGTTCGGCATGGACCTGGAAAACGATTGGGGCTCGCGCAAGTTCCTGTCGTACTATCTCCTCTGCGGGGTGGGAGCGGGGTTGTCGAACCTGTTCATCAGCCCGCTCTTCGGCGCGGCAGGGCCGACCGTCGGGGCCTCGGGAGCGATTTATGGCGTCCTCATCGCGTTCGGGATGACCTATCCCGATCGTCCGATCTTCCTCTCGTTCCTCGTCCCGATCAGGGCCCGGTACTTCGTCATGATCTACATCTTCATGGAGCTGGCGACGACATACGCCGGCACCCAGGACGGCATCGCCCATTTCGCCCATCTCGGCGGGGCGGCCGTGGGGTTCATCTACCTGCTGATCGACCAGCGCCGTCTGCCGTTCCAGGGGATGATCTCCCGCGCGGCACAGCGTATCGTGCCGTCCGAAAAGGTGGGCGAGTACTCGTCGTACGATCCCCGGCGCGCCGTCGACGCGAAGTATTCCGATCTTCCGGAACCGGACGACCAGGTCAATCAGGAGCGCATCGACGAGATCCTCGACAAGATCAGCCAGAACGGATATCAGAGCCTCACCGAAAGCGAGAAGAAAATCCTCTTCGACGCGAGCAAGAAACTGAATTGA
- a CDS encoding phosphoglycerate kinase — MNKLTIDDVRLRGKRVLVRVDFNVPKDGDRITDDKRIVESLPTINKIIREGGRAVLMSHLGRPDGKPNIKYSLELVSRRLSELIHKPVMFAPDCVGSVVGGMVSGMKDGDCLLLENLRFHPEEEANDPSFARQLAELGDVYVNDAFGTAHRAHASTEGVTRFLQPAVAGYLMLKELKYLGRAVSNPVRPYIAILGGAKISGKIDVIRNLMNVVDTILIGGGMMFTFLKAEGLEIGKSLLEHDKVDLARQLLQEARARKISLVLPPDCVIAERLENDAPHRTVPSRNIPMGWLGVDIGPETVTLFEHALRGAKTVIWNGPMGVFEMPNYARGTMALAAMLARATEQGATTIVGGGDSAAAIAASGLENSVSHVSTGGGASLEFLEGKVLPGIAALTGA; from the coding sequence ATGAACAAGCTGACGATCGACGATGTCCGGTTGAGGGGCAAGCGCGTCCTGGTGCGAGTCGATTTCAACGTGCCGAAAGACGGCGACCGGATCACCGACGACAAGCGGATCGTGGAATCTCTCCCGACCATCAACAAGATCATCCGGGAGGGAGGCCGCGCCGTCCTCATGAGTCACCTCGGGCGGCCGGACGGAAAACCAAACATCAAGTACAGCCTCGAGCTGGTGTCGCGAAGGCTCTCGGAGCTGATTCACAAGCCGGTCATGTTCGCCCCCGACTGCGTGGGGAGCGTGGTCGGCGGGATGGTCTCCGGGATGAAGGACGGGGATTGCCTGCTCCTGGAGAACCTCCGCTTTCACCCCGAAGAGGAGGCGAACGATCCGTCGTTCGCGCGCCAGCTGGCAGAGCTGGGCGACGTCTACGTCAACGACGCGTTCGGCACAGCGCACCGGGCGCATGCCTCGACGGAAGGGGTCACCCGTTTTCTTCAGCCCGCCGTCGCGGGCTACCTGATGCTCAAGGAACTGAAGTACCTCGGCCGCGCGGTGAGCAATCCCGTGAGGCCGTACATCGCCATCCTCGGAGGCGCAAAGATATCGGGAAAGATCGACGTGATCCGGAACCTGATGAATGTCGTCGACACGATCCTGATCGGCGGAGGCATGATGTTCACGTTCCTGAAGGCGGAAGGGTTGGAGATCGGTAAGTCGCTGCTGGAGCACGACAAAGTGGACCTTGCCAGACAGCTTCTGCAGGAAGCCCGTGCGCGGAAGATCTCCCTTGTTCTCCCCCCGGATTGCGTTATCGCCGAACGGCTTGAAAACGATGCTCCTCACCGAACCGTCCCTTCCCGCAACATTCCGATGGGCTGGCTGGGTGTTGATATTGGCCCGGAAACTGTTACATTATTTGAGCACGCCCTCCGCGGAGCGAAGACCGTGATCTGGAACGGCCCAATGGGAGTCTTCGAGATGCCCAACTACGCCAGGGGGACGATGGCGCTCGCCGCGATGCTCGCGCGGGCGACCGAACAGGGCGCCACCACGATCGTCGGCGGCGGAGATTCGGCGGCCGCGATCGCCGCAAGCGGGCTTGAAAATTCCGTCAGCCACGTCTCCACCGGAGGCGGGGCCTCGCTCGAGTTTCTCGAGGGGAAGGTGCTTCCGGGGATTGCCGCCCTCACCGGCGCCTGA
- the gap gene encoding type I glyceraldehyde-3-phosphate dehydrogenase, which translates to MPIKVAINGFGRIGRNVLRAGSGSPEIEFVAVNDITDAKTLGYLLKHDSVVGNFPGTVTVQDTTLIVNGKPVKVLSEKDHTKLPWKELGIDVVVESTGLKHFTDGDACKQHLTNGARKVIISAPAKQPDITIALGVNDSLYDPAKHHIISNASCTTNCLAPVARVLLDNFGIKQGLMTTIHSYTNDQKLLDLPHSDLRRARAAAVNMIPTSTGAAKAIGLVIPELKGKMDGIAIRVPTPNVSIVDLVVDAEKPATKESVNAALKKAADGPMKGILEYTEEPLVSSDFKGNPHSSIVDAGLTSVLGGMIKVLAWYDNEWGYSCRVIDMVKRVGSK; encoded by the coding sequence ATGCCAATCAAAGTAGCAATCAACGGGTTCGGCCGCATCGGAAGAAACGTGCTGAGGGCCGGCTCCGGCTCGCCCGAAATCGAATTCGTGGCGGTGAACGATATCACCGACGCGAAAACGCTCGGATACCTTTTGAAACATGATTCGGTCGTCGGGAATTTTCCCGGGACTGTGACCGTGCAGGACACCACCCTGATCGTAAACGGAAAGCCGGTCAAGGTGCTCTCCGAGAAGGACCACACGAAGCTCCCCTGGAAAGAGCTGGGGATCGACGTGGTCGTTGAATCGACTGGCCTGAAGCACTTCACGGACGGCGACGCCTGCAAACAGCATCTCACCAACGGCGCCCGGAAAGTCATTATTTCCGCCCCCGCGAAGCAGCCCGACATCACCATCGCCCTCGGCGTGAACGACTCCCTCTACGACCCCGCGAAGCACCACATCATCTCCAACGCGTCGTGCACGACGAACTGCCTCGCGCCGGTCGCCAGGGTGCTGCTCGACAATTTCGGAATCAAGCAGGGGCTGATGACCACGATCCACTCCTACACGAACGACCAGAAGCTGCTCGACCTTCCGCACTCGGACCTGAGGCGCGCGCGTGCCGCCGCGGTCAACATGATTCCCACATCGACCGGCGCCGCGAAGGCGATCGGCCTGGTCATTCCCGAATTAAAAGGGAAGATGGACGGGATCGCGATCCGGGTGCCGACGCCGAACGTCTCGATCGTCGACCTCGTCGTCGATGCCGAGAAGCCGGCCACGAAAGAGTCTGTCAACGCGGCGCTCAAGAAGGCCGCCGACGGGCCGATGAAGGGTATCCTCGAATACACGGAGGAACCGCTGGTGTCGTCGGACTTCAAGGGGAACCCTCACTCGTCGATCGTCGATGCGGGGCTCACCTCCGTCCTCGGCGGAATGATCAAGGTCCTCGCATGGTATGACAACGAGTGGGGATATTCCTGCAGGGTGATCGACATGGTGAAGAGAGTCGGGTCGAAGTAG
- a CDS encoding ComF family protein has protein sequence MTLRRGAFPNLRHRLGALSKSAILPLYDFIYPPVCLTCEAMLTPGEEKICARCWGGIPQVGPEHPVWSELCGQLRSEGAVGDILSCFLFEKEGALQQVLHLMKYGGMRSLGERLGEEVGRRMILNGHFLTHDALVPVPLHKLKQRERGYNQAEHICRGIYSKTRIPVSTSLLLRKRHTESQTELDRESRKRNVSGAFVLNPKCGGEVEGRSFILVDDVITTGSTVGACARVLLDHGAEQVLAVSAALAA, from the coding sequence GTGACGCTGCGAAGGGGGGCTTTTCCAAATCTACGGCATCGCCTTGGCGCGCTCTCCAAGAGCGCGATCCTGCCGCTTTATGATTTCATCTATCCTCCCGTTTGCCTCACCTGCGAGGCCATGCTCACTCCCGGAGAAGAAAAGATCTGCGCGCGATGCTGGGGCGGAATTCCCCAGGTGGGGCCGGAGCATCCGGTCTGGAGCGAGCTCTGCGGGCAACTTCGGTCCGAGGGCGCCGTTGGCGATATCCTTTCCTGCTTTCTCTTTGAAAAAGAAGGCGCGCTGCAACAGGTCCTCCATCTGATGAAGTACGGCGGCATGAGATCTCTCGGCGAACGCCTGGGAGAGGAGGTGGGGAGGCGGATGATCCTCAACGGGCATTTTCTGACACACGATGCTCTTGTTCCCGTCCCTCTCCACAAACTCAAACAGCGCGAGCGGGGGTATAATCAGGCCGAGCATATATGCCGCGGGATCTACTCGAAGACCCGCATTCCCGTCAGCACTTCGCTTCTTCTCCGGAAGAGACACACCGAGTCGCAAACGGAACTCGACCGCGAGTCGCGGAAGCGTAACGTGAGCGGCGCGTTCGTCCTCAATCCGAAGTGCGGGGGCGAGGTCGAAGGACGCTCGTTCATCCTGGTCGACGATGTCATCACCACCGGTTCCACCGTCGGCGCGTGCGCGCGTGTTCTTCTCGATCACGGCGCAGAACAAGTCCTTGCGGTCTCCGCCGCTCTCGCAGCGTGA